ATTGGACAAGCCATCTGAGCCATAACTAGCAATTTTGGTTGCCATCCCGGCTGAATTTCTAAAAATTGCAATGGTTGTTTTTGCAATAGCGGCTGATAAACTTCCAGACGGTCTGCAATCTGTCTACTCAATCCTTGACATGAGGGTAAGTTAATGCAGTATTCGTAAGTGATAGTAACTAGAGTTTGGCAGGTGCTATAGAGTTCGATTTGGCAACGCTCAAGGTTCAGTAATTGTGCTAATTCTTGGGTGACTGTCTGCAACACCTGAGTTTCATCTAGACTGTCACGGATTTGTTCTGTCATCCGTCGCACCAAGGCTTCAAAGTTTCGCACCTGCTGCAACTGATTGAGGTGTTTCTGTTTTTGCAACTCCATCTGGGCTTTGAGATCCTTGATCTGCTGATGAAGTTCTGCCTGTTGGACGGCAATGCCGATTTGAGTTGCCAACTGTTTGAGCAAGTCAGTTTCCGTTTGCTGCCATTGACGCGATTCTCGGCAATGCTGGGCAATTAATAGCCCCCACATATCTTGCTCTTGGAAAATCGGCACGACTAGATTAGCTCTAATCTGCAAAGATGCCAGAAAATCTATATGGCAAGGATGCAGTCCAGCTGCATAAATATCTTCGACAACTTGAATGCAGCCTCTTCCGTAGTGTTCTGGATGTTTGCTAGCCAAACAGGGATCGCTGATGTTTTTTCCCAAGAGAGGATTACTGGCGGCTACAGTTGATTCGGCAATGATGATTCCACTACCATCAGCCTCGAAGCGATAAATTAACACGCGATCGCAATTCAAAAACTGCCGGAGTTCAATTGTTGTCTGATGCAGAATTGTCTCTAATTCTACAGATTGATGAATCCTTCCAGCGATCGCTTCTAGCAATTGCTCTCGTTCAACCTGGAGTTCAACGGCTTGTTCTGCTTGCTTCACAAGGGTGATATTGCTGCTAGTCCCAATCAGTCGATAAACCCTGGAGTTAGCATCCTTGAGTGGGGTGAGAGTCGTACTCCACCAAGTAGGTATTCCTTGGAATTGCAAACATTGTTCGTAAGAAATAGTTGTGCCGAAACTTACACAGTCAGCATAACGTTGACGCACCCTAGCAGCATCAACGGGGGAGAGAATATCTTCAGGTTTTTTGCCCCGAAGATCGTCTGAGCAAATGCCTATCCACCGCTCATGAGTGGGATTAAGGGCTACATATCGAAAATCTCCATCCTCCAGAACATCAACTACAAATATTGATGCCTGCACAGAATCGTACATGCTCAATAAAAATTGCTCGCTACTGCTTTTCTCATCTACTTCTGTGCCGAAAAGAATTTGAGGTGGTGATAATTTTGTCAACTCCATAGTTGATTCTGCTGGATTTATATTCATGCGAGAGTCCCTGTCTGGTATTACTGACTCTTCTAGGCGCTCTCTTGTCGTTAAGCTTGTAGTAGTAGATGCACTTTAGCGCCTATAGCAAAGTATTGTCAGCTGTTGCTCATCGAAATTTGGATCTTTCTCTACTTCTTGTCAGAAATCTAGGAAAGCTAATAGGAGTCAGCTTAACAAATCCTGCTTGTTGAAGGTGAAAATACATTTGCAGGTTAGGGCAAACTTACTGAAACTGGTTTTTAACAGTTTTTTCAGATTTTTGCACATATCTAAGTGCAATTATAAGTATATATCAATTAAATTTATAATTCTTAATAATAAAGTGGGGAGTGAGAACTTACAATCGCAATTTGTGGGCATTGATCCCTGTGAGGATAGCAACCAGCAGCCAAGTGATGGCTAAACCGACGACTTCGCCGAAGAATAACTGCGTTAAGTGGCGCAAGATCGCCCCCACAACAGAACCCACAGGAATAGCAACAGCCCAACTTGCCGCAGAGACAAATATCCATCGCCATGCCTGATGCTGGGAAATTGCTAACCATTGTGCTAATCCAATCCCCAAACCGCCAAGGCTACCATAAACCGCCCCTGACAAGATTCTCATGGGAAGAATCTGAGTGCTAGGTACAATCCAACCCACAGCACCAATACCGATCGCTGTGATTATACTCCAACCCAAAAGACTTGCCAAAATCCACCTGATACAAAATATAGGTTGTTTGAGAAGACAACCTTGAAAAAGTGCGATCGCAAATCCCCCGATAGCTGCTTCTACTACCCCAACATCGGGTTTTTCACCGACTTCAATTAAGAGTAAACTCAATAAAAAACCGCCAAAAGTAGCTAAAGTCCACAGCAGTGTAAAGCCAAATTTGGTATTTCCAGGCGCAAATAACATCAAAATTTCTTTGTTTTTCAGGAGGAGGAAGGCAGTTCTTGCAGGAGGAACCCGCGCTTAAAAGTGTGGTACTTAGGCTATGGACGCTTTGTATCTCGTGGCACATTCCATTCTTATTAGTATTTTTGATCAGCTAAAAAACATCTAATGTGCATAATCAAATTAAACATAACTCTTGTGGGGTGGGCAACATGAGCGCCCAACTTATGCAATTTAAATATGGAACAGCTTACTATTGGGCAATAACCTACAACTAAAGTTTCTCGTAATATTTCTTTCCTCCTACCTCCTGCCTCCTACCTCGTGCCTTTGTTTGTAATAGTTTGACAGTTTTAGCATTAAACATATCAAAAAAAGCTTTGCGTCGTTGTTGGGGTGATTCAGGTACAATGTAACCCCAAAGACTCTCCCAGTAGAAAAAGGATACACCATCAAAGTAGCGATCGCGCACTGCTTGAACCTGTTCTCTAACTTGTGCCATTTTCACCGGATTACCTACCGTTCCCGTTGATATACCAATACCTACAGGAATTAAACTTTGAGCCAATTTCACAGATGGTTGTTCTAGTTGAGCGATAAAAGAGTTTTTATCGTTTCGATATACCTGCAAAACTAACTCATTAACTAAACCTTTTTTTATCCAATTTTCCCAATCTTGCAAATAGTATTTGTAGGCAAAAGCTTGATAATTAGGAGACAAAGATATTTTGACTTTGGGTTTGACTGCCTTGATAGCTTGATAGATTTCCGCCATGAAATCAGTAATTTTATCGGCTCGCCAACGCATCCATTCTGGGTTGAAAGGGTCGATAGGGGGACTTTTGCCTTGATGCTCTTGCTGATAGAGTTTAATTGTGAAGCGATCGTAGCCAAACTGTACAGGCATTCCAAAATGATCGTCAAGCTGAATACCATCCACATCGTAATCTCTGATGACTTCTAATATTAGCGATTGAATAAACTCTTGCACTTGTGGATGTAAAGGATTTAACCAAGCCTGTTTGCTCACCAAAACATTGTCAATTTCTTCTGGTGGGGCATCTTGAATAGAGTTGATACCTTCTTGACCAATTGTTAACCAATCGGGATAACGCCTTGCTAATTGTGAATAATGAGGAGTCATGAACCCATATTCAAACCAGGGAATTACTCTCATATCTTTATTTTTAGAAAGTGTTACTATCTTTGCTAAAACATCCTGTCCACCATGCAGAAAGTTGAGTAAAGGTTGAGTATCCGAGCCTGTAGTCATTTTGGCTACGGCACTTTTATAAAAAGTATGTCCTCGGTTCCAAACTACAGGATAAATTGTATTAAAATTGAGAGCCGACAACTGATTTATGGCACGGTTAATACCCCAAGGGACAAATAGTACACCACTAGCAACATTAGTGAGCCAAACGCCGCGAATTTCTGTAGTTAAAGGACTTGTTTTTTGGGAATAAACTGGTAGTGAAGAGGGTAAAAAAACTGTTAAAGCAACTACTAATCCCAAACACAGTAAGTAAGAAAAACAACGGCGAACAACCCGATTCATTTGTAAGCTTAACCTAGTGCGATCGGAATATATATAACTACAAATTAAAGTTATAATCCTCCGGATGATGTAAATAAATGATGATTTAATGCCTAAATATCAATTAATAAATGTGTCTTAGCAGACTAATTCTTATTAGCTGCCGATAATTCTCGATACGTACATAAAATCTTGTAGTCATTTTGGCAACTCCTATTGGAATGCAAAAATGCGATCGCGATATCTGATTGCGTGAAAAACTACTCTCTGCCTATGGCGCTTATGGTGCGAGAAGCGCAGCACGCCAATAAGTTCAAAAATCAAATCGGATTACTATGTAAACTCACTCAACTTTGAGTCAGTCTGATGCTATTTAAGTGTAAATACAGTGTTAGTTCGATTATAGCTTGTATAAACTATTGGTGTTGTATAAAAAACTCCATCTAGAATGTTTTACTACCGATAAGAGAACTTTTCAAACATTTTGTAATGCTTCATGAAGAGTGCTTATGAGGAGTATGGCTGATACCCAAGTAGATCAGTACTGAGAGTAAACAGTGCTATCAATCTAAATCCTTGTAGCTAACAAGTATTTTAGTCAATCCAGAGTTTTATCAAAGGACAATAATGATGACGAAGCAGCTAGGAAACACATCGGTTGGTACAAACAACACCGATTTTACTACAAACTTAGTTCAACCTGCGATCGCTATAGCTTGGGATGATTGGGTAACTGTTCTCAATACAGTTCCAGATGATTTGGTGTTTTATAAATTCAATGATATTAACAGCGATATCATCAACGATCAACTAGTTATTGAGTGGAATAATGTTCATCATTTCAATAACCCAACATCTGGAGACGCAACTTATCAGACGATTTTGGACTTGAATACAGGAACTCAAAACCGGAACATTATTTCTAACTATACCAACCTGAGCCTATAAGCAAAATATGTTATTAAGCCCAGAGATATCAAGCGATCGACGTAAAAATTCGTATCTTTTAATTTGTAACAATTAGGTTAATGCGTAAGTCCTATTTTTAGCAAAACTTAGTTATTAGAGTAATAATACAGTAGCAAATTTTATAGTAATAGCATTATTTTATACTTATTCACAATATGACGTTTTTCTCTTTTACCTCAATAAAAAAGCGAGTATTTTCAAGTCTCGTCAAGATTGCTGACCGGAGCTAACGGAAACGTCTCCGGCTCCGCTCTTGAATTCTGACTTCTGAATTCTTCTTCAACCCCACCCTACTTACTAAGAGTTGAGGGTGGGGAATTTCGTGTTATCTTAAATCCACATTTCTTAGTTAAGCGTTAAGCGCTTCTTCTTGATGGGTTTCGATAACACAGTCAGAAGTAGGATATGCAACGCACGTAAGAACCCATCCCTGGTCAATTTGCTCGTTGTCTAAGAAGTTCTGATCGTCTTGGTTAACGGTACCTGAAATCAGCTTCCCGGTGCAGGTAGAGCAAGAACCAGAGTTACAGGAATAGGGCAAGTCCAGGTGATATTCTTCGTTAGCGATCTCTAGGATGTACTCATCATCAGGGACTTCAATTACGTGTTCACCTGCATGCTCACCTTCTGGGATACGTAATGTAACGTTGTAAGTTGGCATATAAAAATTCCTAACTCAATATAAACTCCATTTTTGATACTACGGGTTTATGTGCTGCTAGTCTAGAGTCAAATGTCGTTAATTAATCTATATCTTGAGGCAGTTAGTGTGAGTTGGAAGTGAGAGTAAAAAATGCTGCGATCGCTTCAGCAAATCCCTGAAATGAACTATAGTCTTTAGACACGATCGAAACATTCATACCCAACTTTTGAGCATTAGCAGTTGTATAAGGGCCGAAACATGCAATAATACAGCCTTGATAATCGCTTTGTGAGTTAACCATTGTCAAAAAGCTTTCTACCTCTGCTGTGCTACTGAAGGCTATTACATTGATAATTCCTTGACGTATCAGATTTAATTCCACACCATAGATACTTTTGTCTAAACCCTGCGTAATATAAGTGGGTACGCGAGTTATTTCTATACCCAATTTCTGCAAATCCTTAATTAAATTGGGTACGACATCAGGCTCAGGTAAACCAACAACTTCTGGAGCAGGTATTAGGACTTTTTTCTCTTGAATTTGCGGAATTTTCGCTAGTTCAGCCACAATTCCGGCTGGACTAGGTTCTGTTGGGATTAAATCTACCTTGCCACAAAAAGCTAATAAGCTTTCTGCATCTTTTCCTAAAGCACATAAGTGACATTTTTGCACTACAGATATAGGAATATTCAAATCATTCATGCGGTGAAAAAATGCAGTGATGCCGTTTCTACTTGTAAAGACAATCCAATCAAATTTGTCTATGTGGTTTAGAGCAGCATCTAACTGATTGTAGTTTGATAAATAGCAGGTTTCGATAGTAGGCATGAAAATAGGTAAACCACCTTGTTTGATGATTTGTTCGGATAACCTATAAGCATAGTTTCTTGGTGCTGTTACTAAAATTCTCTTGCCATCTAGAGGTAATTTGCTAGATGGAGTGAGCAAGTTAATTTCTCTTGATTGGGTGTCCATTTGTTTAAGTCTCGCTTTGGTTAAGTCAAGAGACGTGATGAATCGCCGTCTCTACAATAATTAGTCCTAGCCATTTTTCTAGGATGAATTCTCCCCATTTTTCCGATGCCATCTGTGTTGAAAAAACGGCACGATATGAACATCTAAGAACATTGGCGGAAAAATCTTATGTCTTCATTACTGGCTTTGTCCAACAGTTTAGCTGACACCGTAGAAGAAGCTGGAAGTGCTGTAGTTGCCGTAAATGGAGGTACACGTCTTTCTCAAAGTGGTATTCACTGGCGTAATGGCATTATTGTTACCTCTGATGAGTCTCTCCAGCGCTATGACAACATCACCATTACGTTATCAAATAGTACTACTGCACCAGTAACACTCGTTGGTCATGACTCTAGCACTGATATAGCTGTTTTTAAACTAGAAAATGCAGAAATACCTGTGGCAAAAGTTGGTGATGCCAAAACCCTCAAAGTTGGTCATCTGATTCTAGGACTGGCAAGAGGTAGC
This Nostoc sp. C052 DNA region includes the following protein-coding sequences:
- a CDS encoding GAF domain-containing protein, which codes for MNINPAESTMELTKLSPPQILFGTEVDEKSSSEQFLLSMYDSVQASIFVVDVLEDGDFRYVALNPTHERWIGICSDDLRGKKPEDILSPVDAARVRQRYADCVSFGTTISYEQCLQFQGIPTWWSTTLTPLKDANSRVYRLIGTSSNITLVKQAEQAVELQVEREQLLEAIAGRIHQSVELETILHQTTIELRQFLNCDRVLIYRFEADGSGIIIAESTVAASNPLLGKNISDPCLASKHPEHYGRGCIQVVEDIYAAGLHPCHIDFLASLQIRANLVVPIFQEQDMWGLLIAQHCRESRQWQQTETDLLKQLATQIGIAVQQAELHQQIKDLKAQMELQKQKHLNQLQQVRNFEALVRRMTEQIRDSLDETQVLQTVTQELAQLLNLERCQIELYSTCQTLVTITYEYCINLPSCQGLSRQIADRLEVYQPLLQKQPLQFLEIQPGWQPKLLVMAQMACPIFDTQGILGNIWLTRPSQEAFDEFEIELVQQIANECAIAIRQAKLYKQNQVQLKELEKRDRLKNQFLRTLSQELRTPITSISLAVQTLESVLTPAEISEIEIVPQLLQILHNECGRESKLINDLLTLTYLEAEPDPPTLIAIDFQSWLQPIIDSFRDLTNCQRQQLNLTVDRALPPLETDITDLERIVTELLNHACKYTPAGEYITVFAHLTGDAIELNITNSGIELTSNELSRIFEPFYHLSKHDPWKHSGTGLELALVQKMVRHLGGSIYVESAAGQTTFTVKFPF
- a CDS encoding glycoside hydrolase family 10 protein — protein: MNRVVRRCFSYLLCLGLVVALTVFLPSSLPVYSQKTSPLTTEIRGVWLTNVASGVLFVPWGINRAINQLSALNFNTIYPVVWNRGHTFYKSAVAKMTTGSDTQPLLNFLHGGQDVLAKIVTLSKNKDMRVIPWFEYGFMTPHYSQLARRYPDWLTIGQEGINSIQDAPPEEIDNVLVSKQAWLNPLHPQVQEFIQSLILEVIRDYDVDGIQLDDHFGMPVQFGYDRFTIKLYQQEHQGKSPPIDPFNPEWMRWRADKITDFMAEIYQAIKAVKPKVKISLSPNYQAFAYKYYLQDWENWIKKGLVNELVLQVYRNDKNSFIAQLEQPSVKLAQSLIPVGIGISTGTVGNPVKMAQVREQVQAVRDRYFDGVSFFYWESLWGYIVPESPQQRRKAFFDMFNAKTVKLLQTKARGRRQEVGGKKYYEKL
- a CDS encoding ferredoxin, encoding MPTYNVTLRIPEGEHAGEHVIEVPDDEYILEIANEEYHLDLPYSCNSGSCSTCTGKLISGTVNQDDQNFLDNEQIDQGWVLTCVAYPTSDCVIETHQEEALNA
- a CDS encoding uroporphyrinogen-III synthase, translated to MDTQSREINLLTPSSKLPLDGKRILVTAPRNYAYRLSEQIIKQGGLPIFMPTIETCYLSNYNQLDAALNHIDKFDWIVFTSRNGITAFFHRMNDLNIPISVVQKCHLCALGKDAESLLAFCGKVDLIPTEPSPAGIVAELAKIPQIQEKKVLIPAPEVVGLPEPDVVPNLIKDLQKLGIEITRVPTYITQGLDKSIYGVELNLIRQGIINVIAFSSTAEVESFLTMVNSQSDYQGCIIACFGPYTTANAQKLGMNVSIVSKDYSSFQGFAEAIAAFFTLTSNSH